From Mya arenaria isolate MELC-2E11 chromosome 12, ASM2691426v1, the proteins below share one genomic window:
- the LOC128211640 gene encoding TRAF3-interacting protein 1-like gives MSTKSYDVIEIVSQPRKSEGHCECAGSPRNKESRRVIGSTRDKESRRVIGSTRDKESRRVIGSTRDKESRRVIGSPRDKESRRVIGSPRDKESRRVIGSPRDKESRRVIGSPRDKESRRVIGSTRDKESRRVIGSTRVKKSRRVIGSTRDKESRRVIGSTRDKESRRVIGSPRDKESRRVIGSTRV, from the exons ATGAGTACCAAAAG TTATGACGtaattgaaattgtgtcccagcccc GAAAGTCGGAGGGTCATTGTGAATGTGCCGGATCACCCCGTAACAAGGAAAGTCGGAGGGTCATTGGATCAACCCGTGACAAGGAAAGTCGGAGGGTCATTGGATCAACCCGTGACAAGGAAAGTCGGAGGGTCATTGGATCAACCCGTGACAAGGAAAGTCGGAGGGTCATTGGATCACCCCGTGACAAGGAAAGTCGGAGGGTCATTGGATCACCCCGTGACAAGGAAAGTCGGAGGGTCATTGGATCACCCCGTGACAAGGAAAGTCGGAGGGTCATTGGATCACCCCGTGACAAGGAAAGTCGGAGGGTCATTGGATCAACCCGTGACAAGGAAAGTCGGAGGGTCATTGGATCAACCCGTGTCAAGAAAAGTCGGAGGGTCATTGGATCAACCCGTGACAAGGAAAGTCGGAGGGTCATTGGATCAACCCGTGACAAGGAAAGTCGGAGGGTCATTGGATCACCCCGTGACAAGGAAAGTCGGAGGGTCATTGGATCAACCCGTGTCTAG
- the LOC128211072 gene encoding G-protein coupled receptor 52-like: protein MTSRKYVIAILITYGSIFTAANRKEAIRVYGRNGRFSGNRNHAVSQILRTSKYLAAITMGFFLAVTPWTLCTFVIAVVDIKLDEDVDFAVTWVAISNSFWNVFIYSVMNRKFRLAALSLARGKTLRNGGFQMKQQTFRTDSHSFSQDAHASTSKDHVTSAQKFASRCASIHSVADSVIVESSLDH from the exons ATGACGTCACGAAAATACGTCATCGCCATTCTGATCAC CTATGGATCTATATTTACGGCAGCAAATCGCAAAGAAGCGATTCGAGTTTATGGCAGAAATGGCAGATTTTCTGGCAAT CGAAATCACGCCGTGTCTCAGATCCTGCGCACATCAAAATACCTGGCGGCCATAACGATGGGTTTCTTTTTGGCCGTTACGCCGTGGACATTGTGCACGTTCGTCATAGCCGTTGTTGACATCAAATTGGACGAAGACGTCGACTTTGCTGTCACGTGGGTAGCCATCAGCAACAGCTTTTGGAACGTATTCATTTACAGTGTTATGAATCGGAAATTCAG ATTAGCCGCTTTGTCCTTGGCGAGAGGTAAGACTTTGCGGAATGGCGGCTTCCAAATGAAGCAACAAACTTTCAGAACGGATTCCCATTCATTCAGTCAGGACGCGCATGCGTCCACGAGTAAAGATCACGTGACATCAGCACAAAAGTTCGCGTCACGTTGTGCTTCCATTCACAGCGTCGCTGATTCTGTGATAGTTGAGTCGTCGCTAgatcattga